One genomic region from Pogona vitticeps strain Pit_001003342236 chromosome 12, PviZW2.1, whole genome shotgun sequence encodes:
- the SAXO2 gene encoding stabilizer of axonemal microtubules 2 isoform X1 has translation MKAPECLCQICTCGRHHCPHNPTRIYDHGGETSLMTEYVDKFPLYGDVRPAQSLKPKQEYQPYGGKMESITTFKSDYLPYDVTSRPVRVQEEYKPAAGEIDLGTTYRRDYNALKVQPVILVKPIERKYVRGGKLDTIPTYQADYRAWEIQRREPYKVENTYHPPTEKFGNSTTFQDAFVPREFTLQKSFKPTVTTRLSDQPFTSITSHRSDYVPHQLEAKPKRLVEEYKPNSQPFENTTTHRCDFRGLVSELPKSFKPEQTRVESKAHFEGSTEFRDHFQPWAVSLPEVRKEKEYVPPTGSMDLNTTSHLDYIQHSIHPVVLMKPLDKSRRNKAPFEGRTTMRDAFQAWDTCRPEIVKKTQEISKPSGKFDGMTTFRAHYVPYNVAPQKSWKPPKVAVANSAPFENKTMYRTEYTPKKVEICPATYTSPPGYVYVSTDSRGHKFFRRVTPGAQSVVPANGNHVPKEIAVMS, from the exons ATGAAGGCGCCTGAGTGCCTCTGTCAGATTTGCACCTGCGG GCGTCATCATTGCCCTCACAATCCCACGAGGATCTATGATCATGGCGGAGAAACGAGCCTCATGACGGAATATGTAGATAAATTCCCTCTCTACGGAGATGTCCGGCCAGCCCAGAGCCTCAAGCCCAAGCAGGAATATCAGCCCTATGGAGGGAAAATGGAAAGCATCACAACTTTCAA GTCTGACTACCTTCCATATGACGTGACCAGTCGCCCGGTTCGGGTGCAAGAGGAATACAAACCCGCAGCCGGGGAGATTGATCTGGGTACCACTTACCGGAGAGATTATAACGCCCTCAAAGTACAACCCGTCATCCTGGTAAAGCCGATCGAGAGGAAGTACGTCAGAGGAGGCAAACTGGACACCATACCCACTTACCAAG CTGATTACAGGGCCTGGGAAATTCAAAGAAGGGAACCCTATAAAGTAGAGAACACCTACCATCCTCCAACGGAAAAGTTTGGAAACAGCACGACCTTCCAGGATGCTTTCGTCCCCAGGGAATTCACCCTCCAAAAAAGCTTTAAGCCGACGGTAACAACCAGGCTTTCAGACCAACCTTTTACCAGCATTACAAGTCATCGCAGTGATTATGTTCCTCACCAACTGGAAGCCAAACCAAAACGCCTGGTGGAAGAATATAAGCCCAACAGCCAACCGTTTGAAAACACAACCACCCACCGGTGTGATTTCAGAGGGCTTGTTAGCGAACTCCCCAAAAGCTTCAAGCCTGAGCAGACTAGAGTGGAATCGAAAGCCCATTTTGAGGGGAGCACTGAGTTCCGCGACCATTTTCAGCCGTGGGCGGTTTCCTTACCTGAGGTCCGCAAAGAGAAAGAGTACGTCCCACCCACGGGGAGCATGGATTTGAACACCACCAGCCACCTGGATTATATTCAACACAGCATCCACCCAGTTGTCCTCATGAAGCCGTTGGACAAGAGCCGGAGAAACAAGGCCCCCTTTGAAGGAAGGACGACCATGAGGGACGCCTTTCAAGCCTGGGACACCTGTCGGCCAGAAATCGTCAAGAAGACCCAGGAAATTTCAAAGCCGTCCGGGAAATTTGATGGCATGACCACTTTCAGAGCTCATTATGTACCGTACAATGTAGCCCCGCAGAAGAGCTGGAAACCTCCAAAGGTGGCCGTGGCAAACTCAGCcccttttgaaaacaaaaccatGTACCGTACAGAATATACCCCGAAGAAAGTAGAGATCTGTCCAGCAACCTATACGTCTCCTCCAGGATACGTCTACGTCAGCACCGATTCTCGTGGACACAAATTCTTCCGCAGAGTTACACCAGGTGCCCAGTCAGTTGTCCCGGCCAATGGTAATCATGTTCCAAAAGAAATAGCCGTCATGTCATAG
- the SAXO2 gene encoding stabilizer of axonemal microtubules 2 isoform X2 has protein sequence MTEYVDKFPLYGDVRPAQSLKPKQEYQPYGGKMESITTFKSDYLPYDVTSRPVRVQEEYKPAAGEIDLGTTYRRDYNALKVQPVILVKPIERKYVRGGKLDTIPTYQADYRAWEIQRREPYKVENTYHPPTEKFGNSTTFQDAFVPREFTLQKSFKPTVTTRLSDQPFTSITSHRSDYVPHQLEAKPKRLVEEYKPNSQPFENTTTHRCDFRGLVSELPKSFKPEQTRVESKAHFEGSTEFRDHFQPWAVSLPEVRKEKEYVPPTGSMDLNTTSHLDYIQHSIHPVVLMKPLDKSRRNKAPFEGRTTMRDAFQAWDTCRPEIVKKTQEISKPSGKFDGMTTFRAHYVPYNVAPQKSWKPPKVAVANSAPFENKTMYRTEYTPKKVEICPATYTSPPGYVYVSTDSRGHKFFRRVTPGAQSVVPANGNHVPKEIAVMS, from the exons ATGACGGAATATGTAGATAAATTCCCTCTCTACGGAGATGTCCGGCCAGCCCAGAGCCTCAAGCCCAAGCAGGAATATCAGCCCTATGGAGGGAAAATGGAAAGCATCACAACTTTCAA GTCTGACTACCTTCCATATGACGTGACCAGTCGCCCGGTTCGGGTGCAAGAGGAATACAAACCCGCAGCCGGGGAGATTGATCTGGGTACCACTTACCGGAGAGATTATAACGCCCTCAAAGTACAACCCGTCATCCTGGTAAAGCCGATCGAGAGGAAGTACGTCAGAGGAGGCAAACTGGACACCATACCCACTTACCAAG CTGATTACAGGGCCTGGGAAATTCAAAGAAGGGAACCCTATAAAGTAGAGAACACCTACCATCCTCCAACGGAAAAGTTTGGAAACAGCACGACCTTCCAGGATGCTTTCGTCCCCAGGGAATTCACCCTCCAAAAAAGCTTTAAGCCGACGGTAACAACCAGGCTTTCAGACCAACCTTTTACCAGCATTACAAGTCATCGCAGTGATTATGTTCCTCACCAACTGGAAGCCAAACCAAAACGCCTGGTGGAAGAATATAAGCCCAACAGCCAACCGTTTGAAAACACAACCACCCACCGGTGTGATTTCAGAGGGCTTGTTAGCGAACTCCCCAAAAGCTTCAAGCCTGAGCAGACTAGAGTGGAATCGAAAGCCCATTTTGAGGGGAGCACTGAGTTCCGCGACCATTTTCAGCCGTGGGCGGTTTCCTTACCTGAGGTCCGCAAAGAGAAAGAGTACGTCCCACCCACGGGGAGCATGGATTTGAACACCACCAGCCACCTGGATTATATTCAACACAGCATCCACCCAGTTGTCCTCATGAAGCCGTTGGACAAGAGCCGGAGAAACAAGGCCCCCTTTGAAGGAAGGACGACCATGAGGGACGCCTTTCAAGCCTGGGACACCTGTCGGCCAGAAATCGTCAAGAAGACCCAGGAAATTTCAAAGCCGTCCGGGAAATTTGATGGCATGACCACTTTCAGAGCTCATTATGTACCGTACAATGTAGCCCCGCAGAAGAGCTGGAAACCTCCAAAGGTGGCCGTGGCAAACTCAGCcccttttgaaaacaaaaccatGTACCGTACAGAATATACCCCGAAGAAAGTAGAGATCTGTCCAGCAACCTATACGTCTCCTCCAGGATACGTCTACGTCAGCACCGATTCTCGTGGACACAAATTCTTCCGCAGAGTTACACCAGGTGCCCAGTCAGTTGTCCCGGCCAATGGTAATCATGTTCCAAAAGAAATAGCCGTCATGTCATAG